The genomic stretch taaagccaggcaggggcaccccttaaggCAGattgaaaaacagaaaaacaTACACACGATACACCTAGATATCGCAAcctgcagattagaactagactaaatACAACTCCGCCAACGGCGGCCccttgtacacatatattcatatagtggattgctagtaggacgtagcgatcctccatcgcgatgacgtgaacctgggtacgtcgtgcaaTTTCTCGCTCTCGGAATCTCCATCGTTGCCTTCCGTCAATCCTAAGCCCcttatggtgggcattgccgaggagccaccTCGACAGGGTACCTGTAGTGATATGTAACATCTGGAAAACGAGGAAGTTGGCATGTTTTGAGGGGAAATGGCCTGATGAGCCCTATATAGTAATTGTTAAAATTTGCTACTATATTAACTGTTGAAGTCTTTTGCAGGTGAAGGAGGACGTTAAGGATCAACTGAATTTCTACGCTAAGCTGCTGAAGAAGGTTGTGAAAGAAGTGTTTAGAGAAAGAAGAAGTTGAATGCCATGGATACCAAGACTAACGATGtgaaaaagggaaaagaaagtCAGCAACAAACACTTTGTCTGGTGTTCGGTGTCGGAGGAGAGAAAAGTGGTTGGCTGTTGTTAGATATGTGTTTCTCTTCTATATCATTTTCGCCAGTAGTGTTTTTGCTATACCTTATAAATTAGTGGAAAACCTAGTAGTGATCAGGATGTGATCATGCGTGAGGGAAAAAGACCTTGCTGTGTGTTTGCTGATGTGTTATGGTGTGTAAGGATGGAAACTTTGTAGTATGCTGGTTTCGTTTAATGAAATCGGGGATATGATCCCTTTTATCTATATAAAAAAATTTAACTCAAATAAATTatgaaaaaatattaaaaaagcaCAGTACTAATATGGACATATTGGAGAGTTTAATAAAATGCTAGAATATATACATTTGGCCTAATAGCTTATTGGAAAAACTAGAAATAAAATTTGGATCTTATGCAAGAAAATAATTAaaatattttcaaaaccaaaatatTCTGGATATTTTGTACTGTAGGGCTATTTGGAAAAAATCAAAATGTGTTTAGGTTTCAGCCAAAATcaattatttcgaaaactaatacTTTTGGATATTTTGGAAGTAAGTTTTTGGTTGAGGAGAaatcatttcgaatattttgaaCACCGCTTCACGAGGTTGAGAAAACAATAAAAGTTTTAGGTtttttatatatatattcaaTAATTTCTAGGAAATatgttttctttccttctttaaaACAAGTCCTAAAAAGTTTATtttcattcaaaattttcaacggagtcaagcaattcaatcaacttaaATTATTAATTTAATATTTAGAAATTTagaaaaatttgggatgttacactataatttttttaaaatattttgataAATACTTGCAAATCGGCCAAATGTACATTTCTATGATTGAACTTTAAACAATTATGTATTGTATTAGTATATTTATCTCCTTGTACGTTTATAGTTGACTCGTTATAAGACATCAGTCTATTATTTCACTGTATTCGTATTCATTTCGAATTGAGAAAATATCTGGTTCACATCCGTATCCGAGTAACATCGGCTTTGAATTGGTATTCGATAATATTCATATTCGGATCTAAAATATTCGTTTTGAAAATATGGAAGCATATATGGAAAGGGCACCATTTGATTTGTATCCAATCTGTTTCCTTTTCAACGACAAGATTAAAGGAATGATGTAACCTTTTTATCCGGGGCATACTAAAAACAAGGTTAAGAAGAAAAGGAAATATCATCTGGCAATTAATACACACCTCGTTCTCATTTCATATCCAACGGTTGCAGATTCACCGGCGTCCCCTCGTGAAGTTAGTCAGGTTCCTAAATATGAGCAAATCATACCGACCCAAAGATCTAGACCGAGGTTATTACAGGATATTTCCGTTTGATTTGATTGATCGGCTCTCAAACAGATCAATCTAACTCCCACGCTTGACAAAAAGAAATCTTCCCTCTTCCAACCAAGCTGCCTATCCGACCACCCAATGTCAGAGGTCTGCAATCTTTCTGCTGCCATCGTAGCTGGATCTGAAGAAAGTTCGTATGTGATCAAGGTAGATGGGTACTCAAGTATCAAGGAGCGAATCAAGCATGGCAAATACGTGAAATCTATCCCATTTACAGTTGGAGGTCACAACTGGGTTGTGAGGTATTACCCAAACGGTTGCCCCGCTGAAAATCTTCCCTATTCTATATCTGTTTTTCTTGTTCTTGATTCAGTCATGGCCAAGGATGTGAAGGCGAAAGTTAGATTTAGCCTACTCGACAAGGATGGGGAAGCAGTGGCGTCACATAGCCGTACCACGGATGAAAACATCTTCCCTACCAAAGATTCAACTTGGGGTATCCGTGATTTTATAAAGAAGGCTGATCTTGAGAGTTCAGTTCATCTAAGAGAtgacagtttcagcatcagatgcGATGTTACCGTCGTGAGGCGTATCCACAAAGGCAGCCGGTCAGTTTCGGTTCCTCCGAGCGACTTGCATCAGCATCTTGGCGATCTCTTAAAGAGCTGGGAAGGAGCAGACGTGACCTTTCATGTTGGTGGGCAATCTTTCTCGGCTCATAGGTCCGTGCTCGCCGCCCGGTCATCCGTCTTCAGAGCTGAGCTCTTCGGCCCCATGAAGGAGAATTCCGGCGGTCCAATTGAGATCAGCGACATGGAAAGCGACGTGTTCAAGTCCTTGCTGCACTTCATATACACCGACTCACTGCATGTTCATGAGACGACTCCTGGAGGTGATGCGCAAAGCAACGGCGCGATGGCTGGCCATCCACTGGTGGCGGCGGACAGGTACAACATCGAGAGGCTGAAGCTGATATGCGAGGAGAGGTTGTGCGACCTAATCGACACTGACATTGTGGCGACCATTTTAGCTCTAGCTGAGCAGCATGGCTTCCATAGAATCAAGCAAAGTTGTTTCGAGTTCCTCGCTTCTCCTTCCAATCTGGAGGCCATGATGGCAACTGATGGCTACGAGCATCTTAAAACAAGCTCCCCGTCTGTTCTCAAGGAGCTGGCTGCTAGCTTCCTGCCGGCCGAGCTGAAAGCAGATCCTTCGCCTTTTCATACACCTATTTCTCACCCGTCTGATGAGTTGTCTGCTTCACCTGGCACTCCACAAGGGAAACCGGGTGTATGCATTGCTTCTCTGCAATCGTCTCCTGCTTCTATCAGAGATGTTCCTATTAGAGATGGCTCTGAGTCCACAAGGGGTACTGGGG from Lolium rigidum isolate FL_2022 chromosome 4, APGP_CSIRO_Lrig_0.1, whole genome shotgun sequence encodes the following:
- the LOC124646784 gene encoding BTB/POZ and MATH domain-containing protein 2-like, with protein sequence MSEVCNLSAAIVAGSEESSYVIKVDGYSSIKERIKHGKYVKSIPFTVGGHNWVVRYYPNGCPAENLPYSISVFLVLDSVMAKDVKAKVRFSLLDKDGEAVASHSRTTDENIFPTKDSTWGIRDFIKKADLESSVHLRDDSFSIRCDVTVVRRIHKGSRSVSVPPSDLHQHLGDLLKSWEGADVTFHVGGQSFSAHRSVLAARSSVFRAELFGPMKENSGGPIEISDMESDVFKSLLHFIYTDSLHVHETTPGGDAQSNGAMAGHPLVAADRYNIERLKLICEERLCDLIDTDIVATILALAEQHGFHRIKQSCFEFLASPSNLEAMMATDGYEHLKTSSPSVLKELAASFLPAELKADPSPFHTPISHPSDELSASPGTPQGKPGVCIASLQSSPASIRDVPIRDGSESTRGTGVFLGGRYSKQKVIDYGGIPEAIVLGVRTSERIKAQPNADATQLERAQQNAQAREDILYSVFVNVALPGFDAVKCQSTFLNGGASTLVAE